Part of the Nitrospiraceae bacterium genome is shown below.
TTGCATCAGCGCGTGAAGTTGCGTGTAGTCGGAACGCAAATTGGGGACAGGCTACTGATGGAGGAGAGTGGTGTCAACGGGACGGGCAAGGATTCGCTGGTATCTCAAGTGCTGGAACGCCGCGCGCCGCAAAATGAGTTTGCATAAACGCTGGGTTCTGCTCATAAGTTCTCACTCCTAGGGGTTAAGAAACTTCTGCTACACTTTAAGCAGGAAAGCCACCCGTAGAAAAAGGTGGTTTTTGTCGCTGTTTCAACCCTGCATAGGAAGGAGACAAATGATGACAGAACCTATGAATAGTCAGCGCAGCGTGACGTACTTTTGTGTCATAGCTGGTCTGATCGGGGTCCTTCTCTGGGCGTCAAAGGCTGATGCGAAATCCTCCTCGGCCCCCCCCAGTACGGCTGCTAAAGCGGAAACGTGCGATTATCGCTCTCACCCGACCATTACCATGGTGACGCCGAATCAGGCCAAGCCGGGTCAGAAGATCACCATTAGCGGTAAGAATTTTGGAACCAAGAAGTGCTTACATAGCGTGTCGTTTGGCTCCAAGAGCACAAATGAGTTCACATACGTGAGCCCAACGATGCTAGAAGCAACCGTACCGAATCTCCTGCCTGGCTCTGTTCCAGTCACGGTCTCCACCGAGGCTGGTACATCGCAATTTAAACTTGAAGTACAGGCAAAGTAGGCACGGCTGTATCATCAACACGAGGAGCCGGGGGTCTCAGAGGCCTCTGGCTCCCACGTGTCGAATCCTCTATCTCGTCTCTTCAGGTCTGCTGGAATTCCCACCGTCACGATTTGCTCCATAAACCTTCCGAAATTCTCATTTGCAACAATACGGATCGTTCGGCCTTTTCTTCCTAACTGTGTCGAGATATTCTGATACATCCCTCGAACAAGACGTGATGAATGTAAGAGGAGGATGCCGTATGTTTAGAAATATTATTGGGCTTGGGTTTTTGGTGCTGGGAATCCTACTAAGCACCGCTCAGGGGAATGCTCAGAAAGAGATGGCCCCGATATTGGTACCAAAAAGCTTCTTGAGCGGAAAAGATTGGCGAGGATTAAGCAAAGGGGAACAACAGGCCTATGCCGTTGGAGTCGTTGACGGACTCGACCTTGCCTTCGCCTACGGAAAGCAAGGGATCGACCTTGGCTGGATCAATGCCTGCGTGACCGGCATGTCTTCGGATCAAGTCCGCACCATGCTCAAAGCGGAAATTGACGCGAACCCCGGAGAGTGGAATATGCTCACTGTTCACCAGGCGATGTACCACGCGCTGAAAAAGTCCTGCCGGCGGGGGCTCGGAGATAGTCGATAGTCAGCAAAGTCGGTCTGCGATCACCAAAACGGAAAGAGCGTGCGAAAGTCTCAAGCCCCCGCGCGCCGTGAAACCTCTTGATGTTGGATTGCAAGACCTGATCGTCAACTAACAATCGCTGGTGAATCAATCTCTCCAGTCAACAGAATCCATTCTGATACATATTTCGATCTTGCCCTAACGCGCCATCTATTGTTCACTCAATAAATCATAGG
Proteins encoded:
- a CDS encoding IPT/TIG domain-containing protein, which produces MMTEPMNSQRSVTYFCVIAGLIGVLLWASKADAKSSSAPPSTAAKAETCDYRSHPTITMVTPNQAKPGQKITISGKNFGTKKCLHSVSFGSKSTNEFTYVSPTMLEATVPNLLPGSVPVTVSTEAGTSQFKLEVQAK